The Piliocolobus tephrosceles isolate RC106 unplaced genomic scaffold, ASM277652v3 unscaffolded_456, whole genome shotgun sequence genome contains a region encoding:
- the LOC111528598 gene encoding uncharacterized protein LOC111528598 isoform X1: MWGLTLCWWRWRGPDRQPQRSSPHVCPENPGEAEVVISLPSRRAAPGEAGLGAKHGRVALHFRKGQALSGPRALSVRLVTPGLGTDAPSLLPRLPPPRRAPVTRGKSRTAKAPKPAPRKAAAARPARIGQLAEVGRAQHGTAAGDLTCQPTRCFVGGVTGSAFPALLPEEHGGASGTASSKC, encoded by the coding sequence ATGTGGGGCTTAACACTGTGCTGGTGGAGGTGGCGCGGGCCCGACCGGCAGCCCCAGCGCAGTTCTCCCCACGTTTGCCCGGAGAACCCCGGCGAGGCCGAGGTGGTCATTTCCCTCCCTAGCCGGAGGGCCGCGCCGGGTGAGGCCGGTTTGGGCGCGAAGCACGGGCGTGTGGCCCTCCACTTCCGCAAAGGCCAGGCGCTCTCAGGACCGCGAGCCCTGAGCGTCCGCCTGGTGACCCCTGGCCTCGGGACCGACGCCCCGTCCCTCCTGCCCCGCCTCCCCCCGCCACGCAGGGCCCCGGTCACGCGCGGGAAGAGCCGGACCGCCAAAGCCCCCAAGCCGGCGCCCAGGAAAGCGGCCGCAGCCCGGCCAGCCCGGATAGGCCAACTGGCCGAAGTCGGCAGAGCTCAACATGGCACCGCAGCAGGGGACCTGACTTGTCAACCGACCCGGTGTTTTGTTGGGGGCGTAACCGGAAGTGCCTTCCCCGCTCTACTGCCGGAGGAGCACGGTGGGGCAAGCGGTACAGCTTCTTCCAAGTGCTGA